A region of the Nocardia nova SH22a genome:
CCGGCGGATGCCGAGCCGATTCACCAGGGCCAGCGCACATCCCAGGCCCGCCACCGCCGTACCCGCGGTGACGAGCGGAGCGGCCGCCCGTGCTGCGCCCATCGAATCGATCAGGCGTCCTGCCGCTCGCGCTGCCGCTGGTGCTGCCACGGCGGGGTGGGATTGCGGAACAGGTATGCCAGGACGGCGACCATCGCGGCCACCGCGAGCGTGATGCCGCCGACGATGCCCGCCCATCCGGCGAAGGAACGGGTGTTCGGGTCGGCGTAACTCACCTCGGCCTTGACCGTGCTCACCTCGCCGGCGGGCAGTTTCCACGAGACCGTCGAATTGTCGTTCTGGCGGTTGCCGTTGGTGGTGGCGACCCGCGCCGGGAAGGCGACGGTGAACTGGATGTCGGAGCCCTGCGGCGGAACGGATTTCAGATCGATCCGGCCGTTGAGGGTGACCTTGTCACCGGCCCGGCTGAACTGCAGGTTGAACATGCCCTGGGTCTGATCGGACAGTCCGCCGAGCTGCTGCACCTCACCGAAGGTCAGATCGTCGAAGTAGACCTGACTGCCCACATAGCCGTCCTGGCTGTAGGGCTCGACGCGGAGCTTGGCGGCGAGGGCTTCGGGAGCTTTCAGCTCCGGGCCCTTGTCCTTGTCGTTGGCCGGGATCACCGCCGCCACCAGATGTCCGGAGACCCGGTCGTTGGACGACACTCCCATCGACGCCTGGACCCGCAGACAGCCGGCCAGCAACGGCGCCAGCAGGAGGGCCAGCAACGCCACCGACGCGACGCGCCGACGCCGGGGCCGGCGGGGCTGGTGGGGCGACTCGGGCATCGAAGGTGTCGGACGCGGCTGCACGGCACACATCGTGCCATGCGCCACCGTGATCGTCGGCACGCGACGGGCTGTGCGGGGCCGGTGGTCGCGGACCCGCCGGTGCGGACGGGCGGTGCGCTCGCCCGCGGTGCTGGTCAGGGCCGGGTGGACAGTGCGGGATCCTCGATGGGTCGCGTGCGCAGCCGCCCGGGTGCGCGTACCAGCACCACGAGCACCGGTATCGCGACGATACCCAGCCCTGCCAGCCCGTATCCGGCCGAGGCGGGCAGGCCCAGGAAGGCGGCGTGCGCGAGGCCCGATCCGAACCAGGTCCACAGCAGCACGGCGATCGGTACCGCGGGCGCGGACATCCGGGCCGGGCATCGCCGTTCCAGCGCGATGATCAGCGACGTCATCACGGCGGTCACCGCGAACCAGCCGAGATAGTTGCCGTACGGGACGATGGCCGCGCCGGGAAGTCCCGGTAGCGCCGAGCACCACCGCCATTGGCCGTCGGCGACCATCTGCGGATCCAGATACAGGTCCCAGCCGACGGCTCCGGCTGCGGTCAGCGCGATCTGCGCGACCGTGCCGCGGCACAGCAGGGCCGCGCCCACCCGGATCGGATAGAGTCCGCCGACCCAGGCCAGCGGGATCAGCAGCGGCACCCCGGCGAGTTCCGGCCCGAGCCGTCCGTGCGCGTAGTCGTAACAGCCGAACGGGAATCCGGTTGCGGTGCCCGCGATTTCGGCCAGCAGTCCGAGACCGGCGACGATCAGCAGGAATCCGGCCGCGTATCCGGCCCCGCGGACCGCGCGGGCGTGCAGCAGCGCGGTCGCGGCCGACAGCAGCACGACCAGGATCGTCACCCGGTCGCGCGCGGCGCCCTCGGTGAGGGGATAGGCGATCTGGGCGCCCGCCCAGGCCACGGCGGTGAGCGCGGGCCACCGCATGGCGGCCGATTCCCGCCACCGCGGGGTCATCGGCGGGCGAAGCGTCCGCGGCGCAGCGTCCGCGCCACCAGCTGTGCCGCGGTGCGCCCGCTCGCACCCGACACGCCACCGCCGGGATGGGTCGAGGCGCCGGTGAGATACAGCCCGGGCGCGCCGGGCACGCGCTGATCCGACAGTTCCG
Encoded here:
- a CDS encoding LppM family (lipo)protein produces the protein MPESPHQPRRPRRRRVASVALLALLLAPLLAGCLRVQASMGVSSNDRVSGHLVAAVIPANDKDKGPELKAPEALAAKLRVEPYSQDGYVGSQVYFDDLTFGEVQQLGGLSDQTQGMFNLQFSRAGDKVTLNGRIDLKSVPPQGSDIQFTVAFPARVATTNGNRQNDNSTVSWKLPAGEVSTVKAEVSYADPNTRSFAGWAGIVGGITLAVAAMVAVLAYLFRNPTPPWQHQRQRERQDA
- a CDS encoding carotenoid biosynthesis protein — protein: MTPRWRESAAMRWPALTAVAWAGAQIAYPLTEGAARDRVTILVVLLSAATALLHARAVRGAGYAAGFLLIVAGLGLLAEIAGTATGFPFGCYDYAHGRLGPELAGVPLLIPLAWVGGLYPIRVGAALLCRGTVAQIALTAAGAVGWDLYLDPQMVADGQWRWCSALPGLPGAAIVPYGNYLGWFAVTAVMTSLIIALERRCPARMSAPAVPIAVLLWTWFGSGLAHAAFLGLPASAGYGLAGLGIVAIPVLVVLVRAPGRLRTRPIEDPALSTRP